A DNA window from Mauremys reevesii isolate NIE-2019 linkage group 17, ASM1616193v1, whole genome shotgun sequence contains the following coding sequences:
- the LOC120384963 gene encoding maestro heat-like repeat family member 5, translating to MEWTQDKNPIVRRLSLRGLGSIVLQPEKVHSLRAQLPAIMDMFCDTDRGRVMGAMHQAADIIYLLDGEGLAPSPRTLQSAFAPSLMTPCCRLASGEGAWHWADDQLSGEHRPPRGGDSQQERGEGQRALRCHLLLGSVVSSVKDPDKPIVQQKMIHCLLPLLLHLEDRDESVTLRCKLTLFRCAVFLRWAHLKTLFRSMAWDGSTQLRKCAWKCLMQNNKSHIPKFLFHALEYLESSQTTIRHSAALFIGKQSDFT from the exons ATGGAATGGACCCAAGATAAAAACCCCATTGTACGTCGGCTCAGTCTGCGAGGCCTTGGCAGTATTGTGCTCCAGCCAGAAAAG GTGCACTCGTTACGGGCCCAGCTGCCAGCGATCATGGACATGTTCTGTGACACGGATAGAGGGCGTGTCATGGGAGCCATGCATCAAGCTGCAGACATCATCTACCTCCTGGATGGGGAGGGCTTGGCTCCATCTCCCAGGACATTGCAGTCAGCCTTCGCCCCTTCATTGATGAC cccctgctgccgccTGGCCTCGGGAGAGggggcctggcactgggcagATGACCAGCTGTCTGGAGAACACCGGCCCCCAAGAGGTGGAGATTCCCAGCAGGAAAGAG GAGAGGGACAGCGTGCGCTCCGTTGCCATTTACTGCTTGGCAGCGTGGTGAGCAGCGTGAAGGACCCGGACAAACCCATCGTGCAGCAGAAGATGATCCACTGCTTGCTCCCGCTCCTGCTGCACCTTGAAGACCGGGATGAGAGTGTGACACTG AGATGCAAACTGACGCTCTTCCGCTGCGCAGTGTTTCTCAGGTGGGCTCATTTGAAGACGCTGTTCCGCAGCATGGCCTGggatggctccacacagctccggaAGTGTGCCTGGAAGTGCTTG atgcagaacaacaagagccacatccccaaattcctgttccacgccttagaatacctggaaagctcacagacaacaatcagacattctgcagccctgttcaTTGGTAAGCAGAGCGACTTCACTTGA